Genomic DNA from Alicyclobacillus fastidiosus:
AGGTATTGGCCCTCGTAGAGCGCACCTGCTTGAAACATCGGGAAAATGAAATCCCGTGCGAACTCCTCGCGCAAGTCGTCGATGTAGACTTTACTTGCCCCTGTCCGCAATGCTTTCTCCTCGAGACCTTCCAACTCGTCCTTCTGTCCGATATCTGCTGTAAAGGCGATGATTTCAGCGTCATAGTGCTCTTTCAACCACGCCAAGATCACAGATGTATCCAACCCACCTGAGTACGCGAGTACAATTTTTTGTTTCGCCATGTTCACGATCCCCATCCTTCCATCCTCTTCTATTTCGTGATGTGTTCTTCGCATCCGATCACGTACGGTAGCTGCCGTTGATTTTCACGTATTCGTAGGTGAGGTCGCAGCCATAAGCCGTAACAGCACCCTCCCCGATGTTCAAGTTGGCGCGAATGACGACTGGATCTTGTTCCAGCTCTCGTTTAGCGGCCATTTCGTCAAATGGTAGACCCAACCCACGTTCAGCCACTTGCACGCCGCCAATCCAGATGTCCACCTTAGTGGCATCCACTTGTGCGCCTGACCGTCCCAATGCCATCATGACACGTCCCCAGTTTGCGTCAGCACCAAAGACCGCCGTCTTCACCAAACTTGAGCCGACAACGGCCTTGGCCGCCTTCTCTGCGTCCGCTTCATGCAGTGCACCTGTGACGGTGACTTCGATCAGGCGGGTGGCCCCTTCTCCATCTCGAGCCATCGTCTTTGCTAAATGGAGAGCAACGCTTTCCACCGCCTGTACGAATACAGGCCAGTCTGGATGATGTTCACGAAGCGGATCGTTGCCAGCTAACCCGTTGGCGAGGAGCAGAGCCATATCATTGGTACTCGTATCGCCGTCAACGGTAATGCGATTGAATGTTCTGCTGGTGATCTCGCACAACGCCTGTTGGAGAGCGGATTGCTCAACCGCGGCATCCGTCGTGATGAACGCCAACATGGTAGCCATGTTGGGATGAATCATCCCAGAACCCTTCGCAACGCCCCCGACCGTCACCACGGTACCACCAATGTCGATCGTTACGGCCGCCTGCTTTTTCACAAGGTCCGTTGTCATGATGGCTTCGGCAAAGTCGGAACCTGTGGCAGTCAACGTTTCGGCAGCAGTTAAGATCCCTTTCTTCACGCGGTCCATTGGCAACGTCACACCGATCACGCCTGTCGAAGCGACAGCGACCAGATCTTTAGCC
This window encodes:
- the argJ gene encoding bifunctional glutamate N-acetyltransferase/amino-acid acetyltransferase ArgJ: MSATLQQIPDGGVTSPNGFHAGTAQAGIKDGLLEKKDVALLYSEVPAAVAAVYTTNLVKAAPLVVTKESLATGRCQAVVVNSGNANACTGTQGAADAAEMQALAAESLGVAKDLVAVASTGVIGVTLPMDRVKKGILTAAETLTATGSDFAEAIMTTDLVKKQAAVTIDIGGTVVTVGGVAKGSGMIHPNMATMLAFITTDAAVEQSALQQALCEITSRTFNRITVDGDTSTNDMALLLANGLAGNDPLREHHPDWPVFVQAVESVALHLAKTMARDGEGATRLIEVTVTGALHEADAEKAAKAVVGSSLVKTAVFGADANWGRVMMALGRSGAQVDATKVDIWIGGVQVAERGLGLPFDEMAAKRELEQDPVVIRANLNIGEGAVTAYGCDLTYEYVKINGSYRT